One segment of Mesoplodon densirostris isolate mMesDen1 chromosome 6, mMesDen1 primary haplotype, whole genome shotgun sequence DNA contains the following:
- the GNE gene encoding bifunctional UDP-N-acetylglucosamine 2-epimerase/N-acetylmannosamine kinase isoform X3, which translates to MEKKENNRKLRVCVATCNRADYSKLAPIMFGIKMEPEFFELDVVVLGSHLIDDYGNTYRMIEQDDFDINTRLHTIVRGEDEAAMVESVGLALVKLPDVLNRLKPDIMIVHGDRFDALALATSAALMNIRILHIEGGEVSGTIDDSIRHAITKLAHYHVCCTRSAEQHLISMCEDHDRILLAGCPSYDKLLSAKNKDYMSIIRMWLGDDVKSKDYIVALQHPVTTDIKHSLKMFELTLDALISFNKRTLVLFPNIDAGSKEMVRVMRKKGIEHHPNFRAVKHVPFDQFIQLVAHAGCMIGNSSCGVREVGAFGTPVINLGTRQIGRETGENVLHVRDADTQDKILQALHLQFGKQYPCSKIYGDGNAVPRILKFLKSIDLQEPLQKKFCFPPVKDNISQDIDHILETLSALAVDLGGTNLRVAIVSMKGEIVKKYTQFNPKTYEERINLILQMCVEAAAEAVKLNCRILGVGISTGGRVNPREGIVLHSTKLIQEWNSVDLRTPLSDTLHLPVWVDNDGNCAALAERKFGQGKGLENFVTLITGTGIGGGIIHQHELIHGSSFCAAELGHIVVSLDGPDCSCGSHGCIEAYASGMALQREAKKLHDEDQLLVEGMSVPKDEAVGALHLIQAAKLGSAKAQSILRTAGTALGLGVVNILHTMNPSLVILSGVLASHYIHTVKDVIRQQALSSVQDVDVVVSDLVEPALLGAASMVLDYTTRRIY; encoded by the exons AAACACATATCGCATGATTGAACAAGATGACTTTGACATTAACACCAGACTACACACAATTGTCAGAGGGGAAGATGAGGcagccatggtggagtcagtggGCCTGGCCCTTGTGAAGCTACCAGATGTTCTTAACCGCCTGAAGCCTGATATCATGATTGTTCATGGAGACAGGTTTGATGCCCTGGCTCTGGCTACGTCTGCTGCCTTGATGAACATCCGAATCCTTCACATTGAAGGTGGGGAAGTCAGTGGGACCATTGACGACTCTATCAGACACGCTATAACGAAACTGGCTCATTATCATGTGTGCTGCACCCGAAGTGCAGAGCAACACCTGATATCCATGTGTGAGGACCATGATCGCATCTTGTTGGCAGGCTGCCCTTCCTATGACAAACTTCTCTCCGCCAAGAACAAAGACTACATGAGCATCATTCGGATGTGGTTAG GTGATGATGTAAAATCTAAAGATTACATTGTTGCACTACAGCACCCTGTGACCACGGACATTAAGCATTCCCTAAAAATGTTTGAACTAACATTGGATGCACTTATCTCATTTAACAAGCGGACCCTAGTTCTGTTTCCAAATATTGATGCAG GCAGCAAAGAGATGGTTCGAGTGATGCGgaagaagggcattgagcatcatCCCAATTTTCGTGCAGTTAAACATGTCCCATTTGACCAGTTTATACAGCTGGTTGCCCATGCTGGTTGTATGATTGGGAACAGCAGCTGTGGGGTGCGAGAGGTTGGAGCTTTTGGAACACCTGTGATCAACCTAGGAACACGTCAGATTGGAAGAGAAACAG GGGAGAATGTCCTTCATGTCCGGGATGCTGACACCCAAGACAAAATATTGCAAGCGCTGCACCTTCAGTTTGGTAAACAGTACCCTTG TTCAAAGATATATGGGGATGGAAATGCTGTTCCGAGGATTTTGAAGTTTCTCAAATCTATTGATCTTCAAGAGCCACTACAAAAGAAATTCTGTTTTCCTCCTGTGAAGGATAACATCTCCCAAGATATTGACCATATTCTTGAAACTCTAAGTGCCTTGGCTGTTGATCTTGGTGGGACGAACCTCCGAGTTGCAATAGTCAGCATGAAG ggTGAAATAGTTAAGAAGTATACTCAGTTCAATCCTAAAACCTATGAAGAGAGGATTAATTTAATCCTACAGATGTgtgtagaagctgcagcagaAGCTGTAAAACTCAACTGCAGAATTTTGGGAGTAG GCATTTCCACAGGTGGCCGTGTAAATCCTCGGGAAGGAATTGTGCTGCATTCAACCAAACTGATTCAGGAGTGGAACTCTGTGGATCTCAGGACCCCCCTGTCTGACACTTTGCATCTCCCAGTATGGGTAGACAATGATGGCAACTGTGCTGCCCTGGCAGAAAGGAAATTTGGCCAAGGGAAGGGCCTTGAAAACTTTGTGACACTTATCACAGGCACAG GAATTGGCGGGGGGATCATCCATCAGCATGAACTGATCCATGGCAGCTCCTTCTGCGCTGCAGAGCTTGGCCACATTGTGGTGTCCCTGGATGGGCCTGACTGTTCCTGTGGAAGCCATGGGTGTATTGAAGCATATGCCTCTGGAATGGCCTTGCAGAGGGAAGCAAAAAAGCTACATGATG AAGACCAGCTCTTGGTGGAAGGGATGTCAGTGCCAAAAGACGAAGCTGTGGGCGCACTCCATCTCATCCAAGCTGCGAAACTTggcagtgcaaaggcccagagcaTCCTGAGGACAG cTGGAACAGCGTTGGGTCTTGGGGTTGTGAACATCCTCCACACTATGAATCCCTCCCTTGTGATCCTCTCTGGAGTCCTAGCCAGTCACTATATCCACACTGTCAAAGACGTCATCCGCCAGCAAGCCTTGTCCTCCGTTCAGGACGTGGACGTGGTCGTTTCAGATTTGGTGGAACCCGCCCTGCTCGGCGCCGCCAGCATGGTTCTGGACTACACGACTCGCAGGATCTACTAG
- the GNE gene encoding bifunctional UDP-N-acetylglucosamine 2-epimerase/N-acetylmannosamine kinase isoform X2 encodes MEKKENNRKLRVCVATCNRADYSKLAPIMFGIKMEPEFFELDVVVLGSHLIDDYGNTYRMIEQDDFDINTRLHTIVRGEDEAAMVESVGLALVKLPDVLNRLKPDIMIVHGDRFDALALATSAALMNIRILHIEGGEVSGTIDDSIRHAITKLAHYHVCCTRSAEQHLISMCEDHDRILLAGCPSYDKLLSAKNKDYMSIIRMWLGDDVKSKDYIVALQHPVTTDIKHSLKMFELTLDALISFNKRTLVLFPNIDAGSKEMVRVMRKKGIEHHPNFRAVKHVPFDQFIQLVAHAGCMIGNSSCGVREVGAFGTPVINLGTRQIGRETGENVLHVRDADTQDKILQALHLQFGKQYPCSKIYGDGNAVPRILKFLKSIDLQEPLQKKFCFPPVKDNISQDIDHILETLSALAVDLGGTNLRVAIVSMKGEIVKKYTQFNPKTYEERINLILQMCVEAAAEAVKLNCRILGVGIGGGIIHQHELIHGSSFCAAELGHIVVSLDGPDCSCGSHGCIEAYASGMALQREAKKLHDEDQLLVEGMSVPKDEAVGALHLIQAAKLGSAKAQSILRTAGTALGLGVVNILHTMNPSLVILSGVLASHYIHTVKDVIRQQALSSVQDVDVVVSDLVEPALLGAASMVLDYTTRRIY; translated from the exons AAACACATATCGCATGATTGAACAAGATGACTTTGACATTAACACCAGACTACACACAATTGTCAGAGGGGAAGATGAGGcagccatggtggagtcagtggGCCTGGCCCTTGTGAAGCTACCAGATGTTCTTAACCGCCTGAAGCCTGATATCATGATTGTTCATGGAGACAGGTTTGATGCCCTGGCTCTGGCTACGTCTGCTGCCTTGATGAACATCCGAATCCTTCACATTGAAGGTGGGGAAGTCAGTGGGACCATTGACGACTCTATCAGACACGCTATAACGAAACTGGCTCATTATCATGTGTGCTGCACCCGAAGTGCAGAGCAACACCTGATATCCATGTGTGAGGACCATGATCGCATCTTGTTGGCAGGCTGCCCTTCCTATGACAAACTTCTCTCCGCCAAGAACAAAGACTACATGAGCATCATTCGGATGTGGTTAG GTGATGATGTAAAATCTAAAGATTACATTGTTGCACTACAGCACCCTGTGACCACGGACATTAAGCATTCCCTAAAAATGTTTGAACTAACATTGGATGCACTTATCTCATTTAACAAGCGGACCCTAGTTCTGTTTCCAAATATTGATGCAG GCAGCAAAGAGATGGTTCGAGTGATGCGgaagaagggcattgagcatcatCCCAATTTTCGTGCAGTTAAACATGTCCCATTTGACCAGTTTATACAGCTGGTTGCCCATGCTGGTTGTATGATTGGGAACAGCAGCTGTGGGGTGCGAGAGGTTGGAGCTTTTGGAACACCTGTGATCAACCTAGGAACACGTCAGATTGGAAGAGAAACAG GGGAGAATGTCCTTCATGTCCGGGATGCTGACACCCAAGACAAAATATTGCAAGCGCTGCACCTTCAGTTTGGTAAACAGTACCCTTG TTCAAAGATATATGGGGATGGAAATGCTGTTCCGAGGATTTTGAAGTTTCTCAAATCTATTGATCTTCAAGAGCCACTACAAAAGAAATTCTGTTTTCCTCCTGTGAAGGATAACATCTCCCAAGATATTGACCATATTCTTGAAACTCTAAGTGCCTTGGCTGTTGATCTTGGTGGGACGAACCTCCGAGTTGCAATAGTCAGCATGAAG ggTGAAATAGTTAAGAAGTATACTCAGTTCAATCCTAAAACCTATGAAGAGAGGATTAATTTAATCCTACAGATGTgtgtagaagctgcagcagaAGCTGTAAAACTCAACTGCAGAATTTTGGGAGTAG GAATTGGCGGGGGGATCATCCATCAGCATGAACTGATCCATGGCAGCTCCTTCTGCGCTGCAGAGCTTGGCCACATTGTGGTGTCCCTGGATGGGCCTGACTGTTCCTGTGGAAGCCATGGGTGTATTGAAGCATATGCCTCTGGAATGGCCTTGCAGAGGGAAGCAAAAAAGCTACATGATG AAGACCAGCTCTTGGTGGAAGGGATGTCAGTGCCAAAAGACGAAGCTGTGGGCGCACTCCATCTCATCCAAGCTGCGAAACTTggcagtgcaaaggcccagagcaTCCTGAGGACAG cTGGAACAGCGTTGGGTCTTGGGGTTGTGAACATCCTCCACACTATGAATCCCTCCCTTGTGATCCTCTCTGGAGTCCTAGCCAGTCACTATATCCACACTGTCAAAGACGTCATCCGCCAGCAAGCCTTGTCCTCCGTTCAGGACGTGGACGTGGTCGTTTCAGATTTGGTGGAACCCGCCCTGCTCGGCGCCGCCAGCATGGTTCTGGACTACACGACTCGCAGGATCTACTAG
- the GNE gene encoding bifunctional UDP-N-acetylglucosamine 2-epimerase/N-acetylmannosamine kinase isoform X1 has protein sequence MIEQDDFDINTRLHTIVRGEDEAAMVESVGLALVKLPDVLNRLKPDIMIVHGDRFDALALATSAALMNIRILHIEGGEVSGTIDDSIRHAITKLAHYHVCCTRSAEQHLISMCEDHDRILLAGCPSYDKLLSAKNKDYMSIIRMWLGDDVKSKDYIVALQHPVTTDIKHSLKMFELTLDALISFNKRTLVLFPNIDAGSKEMVRVMRKKGIEHHPNFRAVKHVPFDQFIQLVAHAGCMIGNSSCGVREVGAFGTPVINLGTRQIGRETGENVLHVRDADTQDKILQALHLQFGKQYPCSKIYGDGNAVPRILKFLKSIDLQEPLQKKFCFPPVKDNISQDIDHILETLSALAVDLGGTNLRVAIVSMKGEIVKKYTQFNPKTYEERINLILQMCVEAAAEAVKLNCRILGVGISTGGRVNPREGIVLHSTKLIQEWNSVDLRTPLSDTLHLPVWVDNDGNCAALAERKFGQGKGLENFVTLITGTGIGGGIIHQHELIHGSSFCAAELGHIVVSLDGPDCSCGSHGCIEAYASGMALQREAKKLHDEDQLLVEGMSVPKDEAVGALHLIQAAKLGSAKAQSILRTAGTALGLGVVNILHTMNPSLVILSGVLASHYIHTVKDVIRQQALSSVQDVDVVVSDLVEPALLGAASMVLDYTTRRIY, from the exons ATGATTGAACAAGATGACTTTGACATTAACACCAGACTACACACAATTGTCAGAGGGGAAGATGAGGcagccatggtggagtcagtggGCCTGGCCCTTGTGAAGCTACCAGATGTTCTTAACCGCCTGAAGCCTGATATCATGATTGTTCATGGAGACAGGTTTGATGCCCTGGCTCTGGCTACGTCTGCTGCCTTGATGAACATCCGAATCCTTCACATTGAAGGTGGGGAAGTCAGTGGGACCATTGACGACTCTATCAGACACGCTATAACGAAACTGGCTCATTATCATGTGTGCTGCACCCGAAGTGCAGAGCAACACCTGATATCCATGTGTGAGGACCATGATCGCATCTTGTTGGCAGGCTGCCCTTCCTATGACAAACTTCTCTCCGCCAAGAACAAAGACTACATGAGCATCATTCGGATGTGGTTAG GTGATGATGTAAAATCTAAAGATTACATTGTTGCACTACAGCACCCTGTGACCACGGACATTAAGCATTCCCTAAAAATGTTTGAACTAACATTGGATGCACTTATCTCATTTAACAAGCGGACCCTAGTTCTGTTTCCAAATATTGATGCAG GCAGCAAAGAGATGGTTCGAGTGATGCGgaagaagggcattgagcatcatCCCAATTTTCGTGCAGTTAAACATGTCCCATTTGACCAGTTTATACAGCTGGTTGCCCATGCTGGTTGTATGATTGGGAACAGCAGCTGTGGGGTGCGAGAGGTTGGAGCTTTTGGAACACCTGTGATCAACCTAGGAACACGTCAGATTGGAAGAGAAACAG GGGAGAATGTCCTTCATGTCCGGGATGCTGACACCCAAGACAAAATATTGCAAGCGCTGCACCTTCAGTTTGGTAAACAGTACCCTTG TTCAAAGATATATGGGGATGGAAATGCTGTTCCGAGGATTTTGAAGTTTCTCAAATCTATTGATCTTCAAGAGCCACTACAAAAGAAATTCTGTTTTCCTCCTGTGAAGGATAACATCTCCCAAGATATTGACCATATTCTTGAAACTCTAAGTGCCTTGGCTGTTGATCTTGGTGGGACGAACCTCCGAGTTGCAATAGTCAGCATGAAG ggTGAAATAGTTAAGAAGTATACTCAGTTCAATCCTAAAACCTATGAAGAGAGGATTAATTTAATCCTACAGATGTgtgtagaagctgcagcagaAGCTGTAAAACTCAACTGCAGAATTTTGGGAGTAG GCATTTCCACAGGTGGCCGTGTAAATCCTCGGGAAGGAATTGTGCTGCATTCAACCAAACTGATTCAGGAGTGGAACTCTGTGGATCTCAGGACCCCCCTGTCTGACACTTTGCATCTCCCAGTATGGGTAGACAATGATGGCAACTGTGCTGCCCTGGCAGAAAGGAAATTTGGCCAAGGGAAGGGCCTTGAAAACTTTGTGACACTTATCACAGGCACAG GAATTGGCGGGGGGATCATCCATCAGCATGAACTGATCCATGGCAGCTCCTTCTGCGCTGCAGAGCTTGGCCACATTGTGGTGTCCCTGGATGGGCCTGACTGTTCCTGTGGAAGCCATGGGTGTATTGAAGCATATGCCTCTGGAATGGCCTTGCAGAGGGAAGCAAAAAAGCTACATGATG AAGACCAGCTCTTGGTGGAAGGGATGTCAGTGCCAAAAGACGAAGCTGTGGGCGCACTCCATCTCATCCAAGCTGCGAAACTTggcagtgcaaaggcccagagcaTCCTGAGGACAG cTGGAACAGCGTTGGGTCTTGGGGTTGTGAACATCCTCCACACTATGAATCCCTCCCTTGTGATCCTCTCTGGAGTCCTAGCCAGTCACTATATCCACACTGTCAAAGACGTCATCCGCCAGCAAGCCTTGTCCTCCGTTCAGGACGTGGACGTGGTCGTTTCAGATTTGGTGGAACCCGCCCTGCTCGGCGCCGCCAGCATGGTTCTGGACTACACGACTCGCAGGATCTACTAG